A region of the Gadus morhua chromosome 1, gadMor3.0, whole genome shotgun sequence genome:
GACAAAATGCTAATGCATGTGTGGGAAGCACCATGGAGTATAATGGAAACTGCCAACACAAATTCCAGGTAAAACATTTTATCAAAGGAATTTCAAGTTTATAAACTCATTCTAAAGGGTTGTATACAAGCATTTCACCTTTTTTGTGTGCAGGATGTTTGGTTATTTACCCACCGTGAAAGATCTTTACCTTTCAGAATCAAAGTAGAAAGAGGATGGATACGGTTACGTATCGAGtgactcatgtgtgtgtgtgtctgtgtgtgtgtctgcgtgtgtctgagcGTGCGCTTGGAAGGAAGAAGCACTTTGTACAAAGAGATGACCAGAGCTCTGGCAGTCACAGGTGTACTGCGTCAAATGTGCATTCTAGCACATTTATAATTGATTCTGAAAGCATGAAGGAAAGTAATAGGGTTGGTCAGGAGAAGCAGGCTTGGTTGGATGCAAATAGGAACGGGCAAACCTGCAGCTGTTTGTGGAACTCGATGGGTAATAATGCGAAAACCACCGGGACACGCGCTCAGGACAGACTGGATTTGAGCGTGCCAAGGATGAACAGGTCATCGGGCGAGGGGCAGCCTCCGGGCCCCCGACAACCAGCAGACTTCCAGCTCGCCGCAAAGTCGACCCGGTCTGCGCACAGCTTTTCTCGCTCGAGGGACGTCGTGGTTCTGCGTGAACCGAGAAGAGGCACCGCCGCGGCTGTGGCGCACAGCAACCTCCTGCCACCCATCGCTGGGTCAACCGCCATCCCTCGGCAGGACGAAGACGCCCCTGTCGTGTCGGCGTCTGTTCCCAAGAGCCTCACACGGTTGTCTAATTCAATCGTTATGAGGGAAAAGACGTCGTTCCGCGTATTGGTGGCTCGGCACAAAAGAAGAACTGAAATTTCGGATCAATCAAGCGGTTCTGTGCTTGGGGTAAGTTTTAGAATACTCAACAACGATCTGAACTCGGAGACGCGTTCCGGACCACTGACGGGGGGCATTGATCGCGCCAAGTCCCCCGTGGCCGCTGCGGCCCCGGCGTTGATGGAACTTAAAATAGGACCACAAAAGAGTGACGCGTGCCCCACTGCCGCCGTCGAACCCAACACCAGGGACCTCAAAGCAGGGCAACAAAGGGCTTTGTGCTGGGACGATTCAGACGTGGAAACAGAATCTCAGTGCTCGGAGGGCAGCGTTACCTGGAGGGATTCACATTGGCTCGAGGAGACGGACGAATACTACACCTCCCAGAGGATCGCTGACTGGGTGGTAAAGGTGAACTCCACCTTGTTCAACACGACAAAAGAGAACTTAGGAAGTATTATTCCTGCTGAAGAGCAAGACATCTCTACCATAAAGATAATATATGATGGTGACTGATCGGTCCAAGGATGTATTTATGTTACGGGTACAAAGTGCACAAAAAACTGTCTATAGTCATGTTTGAAATTTCATTAAATATCACCTTTTAATGGGACAACATTGCCCTAATTCCATTGACAAGCATGACATTTCCAACGggtgttttattaaaatatgaataaacaaaaaaagcCAAGAGGAAGACTTGTTTCCCTTGTATCTGAAATATATTGAAATCATCATTTCTGAAATGCATGTTCCTAAGTGGGTCTCGGTTCTAATGAGGCCACTCATAGGCATTTGTGGACATAGTAGCCAGTGACGTAGCCGAGAAGGTAAACAGACACCAGAGCAGTCACACCTCCGGCCACTTTGACCACCAAGCCCATGCTGCCCGTACACAGTCTGTTGTAGAACCTGGAAGAGATGAAGAACATGAAGAAAGGTGATTGTCTTAATCATTAAACAGCTACAcaagtgtttttttatgtggTGTGACATGCATGCAACATACAACAATTAGTTCCAAACAAGTCATTTGATTGGACGAGAGGCATTCCACAAGTGCTGATAAGGAGTAAAGCAGCAATGGGAATTTTAACATTAACTTTAACATGTGCTTTAGACTTGTATGGCTCTGCCTTACAGGAGTCTCCAATAACCGTTTATTACACAAACGATTGTGAGATCCAAACTCTTCGGATTCAAAAATGTGAAAATTTTTACATTTGTGAAAAAccacaaataaatgtaaattatgCAAACTAAATCGTCTGTGGTAACATGTAGACCTACAAAAAAGAGCGCGTTAGAGTGCAGCAAAATGTTTCTCTTGCTTGGCAACAGGCCAGTGTAATGTAAACTCAAGGGTTAGCATTATAATGTGTGCCTGGTGTTCATCCACCTAAAGTCACTCTACATCTCCCTCCACTGGGACTCCATCTGCAACCACCCACATCACATCTCTCACCAGTCCCTGTGTCCCTACCTCTGAGCTCCAATATTGGTTTCTGCCAATGTTagctctttgtttttgtttttttgatgctCTATCTCCTAAAAGGCACTTGGAAACACAAGACAGCTGCCTAATGACTGCTCTGATTAAAACACAAATACGATATCTGTGGCTGTCGCCGGCCTCTAGTAAAACCTGTCCAATCATTCCACTCAGCcagaatgaaatgattggatggcttacctgtctgtctacctacccgCCCGCCTACCTGCGTGGACTCTGGCCGTGCATACAACGCATGACCCCAGTCTTCCACTCATCTTGGCAGAACTATTGCTTCAGTCAGCCAGCTACTTATGTGGGATTTGTTTGGTTGGATACGTTCAAAATCGAACTCTAGCTTGTTTCAACAAATTGCAAAACCCACCATTAACAGAAAAGGTCCACGTATAATTTCTGATGTGTATTTCTGAATAGGAGTTGATTTCGATTTTTCATAAACGTTGAGCTCTCACCCCACCAGGCCGGGTTGTGAGGCGGCTACGTCGACGTTGATGTTATCTTCATTCCATCGGTTGTACTGCACCCGGTCTGAGCCGCTGGCGTCCGTGGCTGTAGTCATTGTAATCCCGTTGTGTGATGGAATGACCTTCGACCCCCGTACCTCAACACGTTCAGCACTTCAATGGAACTACGACAACGGAATGACGAACAATAACACTGCAATCAACAAGTGTTATAAGATAGAAGTCTACAAGTGTAACAAGAGAATAGCTCTGGATACATGCTACACAGAGACTGAATAGGCTGCCAATCCTTTACAGTAGCTCCACAGTTCCTTTAAACCAAGTCTTATGATTGGATAGGATTAAGCGCACGCCGTGGCTCTGTCAAGGCGGAGAATGTGCTCGAAGTATGTGACCCAGACAAATGAGCGTTGTGTCACCCTCGGAGCAGAACAATCGACAGTCGCCATGAACGCACACTCACCTGTGGGAACAGTGGTGGGAGGCAGCCCGGTCAGGAATGCTGTGCTCCGGCTAGTCTTCAAGCTCTTATAATATAGCCCATGTCTGTATAGGAGACTTTGGTCCTAGTTCAGGCTCAGTGCGTCGAGGTCACGCTTACTGGACATAAATCTGTTGGTTTCATTCcagccctcccctccaccctccccgtctcccctcGAGGTCACCATAAACACCTTGTCTCTGTGATAAAGGGCAATCAGGGCCCTTGTCTTGATTGACTCTCTGGTTGCATCACAGCCGGGTCTGATAGCACCGAGCCAAACCCTGAGTCTGCATATACAGTAAATAAGCTCCTCTCTGCCACCAAGGGGCCCTGAAATGTTTCTCTGTATGTATGGAAGGATGGTATTCTTCCGGACAAATTGTATGTGTTGTCAGGTTGTGCATGTAGTGTTGAGTTGACATTTTGTACTACTAGTACTATACCCTTGTGATATAAAGGTGGTAGAGATGGGGGGGAAGTACTAAATAAGTACTTCTCTACTAGTAAAGTGCATGATATAACATTTTTGATTGGAAAGAAAGCCGACAAAAGTGTTAGAAGTAAAAGCACTTCAGTTCCGTATTGCGACTATTTAGGTCTTAAGATTAGCTAATGGGAGTGTAGTTCATGGAAAAGATAATAGGGTTGAAAGGTGGCTTGAATAATGAATACATTAGAACAGACGACTAAAGCTTTATTGTTCATCAAAGGCTGATAAAATCCCTCACtttatataattaaaaaacataaacatatacaATCTCTCCATACAACCTTTTCACTGAGGTTTGGCGTGTTACTTTAAACGTTTAAAGGCTGAAACTGTTtattataatcataatcaacATCCATTAAAGACTTTCAGGTTTTTCAATTGACAGGTGAATATTgactgcagtaggcctacagtgatTGTGATGATGTGATAATCCCATTTGAACTACTGCTACTCCCCCCTACTACTAGGGAGGAAATGGTCACCGATAATGAAAGTCAAAATAGGTAGAGTACAAGTGCCTGCTGTCCTCTCCCATCCAAAATATGGTGTCTATTACAACAATCGGATAATCTTAATCTGTTCTCTGGTTTCTTGTAGTTCCGCTACTGCACCTTCTCTATCTGACCAATTGATGGCGCGCTTGCATTTTGTTTAATCTAACAAAATAGGAGGGTCGTTATACATCCATGGTTGTGTAATCTAGTGATTTCGAATCCCAACATTAtcttattattatcttattattattattattattattattattattattattattatagtatatgACAGATGTCATTTGTAATTGTAAGAGTTTGACTTTTTTTAGTTGCAAAGATTCCATTGTAATGTAAAGACATTTGTAATGATAATTATTTGTAATCGACGTTTCATGTTAAATATTTCGCTACTAATACTAAATTTCACCATGAAAATAAAAaggtatttatatatatattcattaacTACCTCCTGCAAATTCTATCGTCTTTCGATCGCGCCGTTACAACGTCATCATTAATGGACGGCAAcaatggaaaataaacaaagaagtAAATATGGCATGGCTAAATTATAAGAACGTTAATTTAAACCATTAACAAGATTGTACTAGTGCTATTTAATGCTAACACGATACGATTCCCtgtggtttaaaatgtgtaaaacgTTTGCTGTGCCATTCCACCTCTAAATATAACAAACTATTAAAAATGTCATCGCTATCGAGCATATAAACTATCGTTTTCGCTTTTAACCATTCAACCTGGGAACTGAAAATGACAACACTAACCAGACAGGACCTTAACTTTGGACAAGGCAAGAGACCCTCATTCGGTAGATTGCATGTTTTTCGCAGTCCTTCGACCTCCGACAAGTGTTTGACTCTAACGCCAGTATAATGTACTCTTCCACAGTGGTGGCCGACATTCTGTGTGAGTTCCTAGAGGTAGCCATTCATCTCATATTATATGTTCGGGAGGTGTACCCCTCTGGGATTTTCcagaagaaaaagaaatacAACGTGCCTGTACAGGTAAATTCAATGGACCACCTGCTTGCAATCTTGGGCTTTTTTTTTAGGTGTTGGGAGTGGACACAGTTCAACTTAATTGGCGCATTCATGATGTTGCTTTCCTGGTTTATATCGTAGATGTCATGCCATCCAGAACTGAACCAGTATATCCAAGATACACTCCAATGTGTGAAGCCGCTCATCGAAAAGGTGAGGATTGGATGCGAGTACAGTGAAAGAGGTGGGTTTGAACAACGTGCTTTGAATGACCTTTCCGTTATTTTCAGAATGATGCTGAGAAGGTAGCGGTGGTCATCATGGACAAGGAGCACCACCCGGTCGAGAGATTTGTCTTTGAAATCTCTCAGCCCCCCCTGCTGAGTATAAGGTATGTCTGTTCAACAGGATTATTAGCACAGCACAAGTTAACAACTTAATGCTGTCTTACTCTGGTTAAAAATACCACAATGTAAAATGTTCTCGGACTTCAAGTTTATATCCAGTGCAAAAAATGGCAGTCGTGAAagaaatgtatttgtttataagcCAGCAAtgtgtattacaattataatGTTCGGCTGTTGTACTTTGTCGATTATGCTGACACTGACAATCAGAGTGATGTGCTGGTGTTGACATGCAcattaaatgtgtgtttgtttgtgtgttgcagctCGGACACACTGCTGTCCCATGTTGAGCAGCTGCTGCGAGCGTTCATTCTGAAGATCAGCGTGTGTGATGCGGTTCTCAACAGCAATCCCCCAGGTAAGCAGCAttacattatcattatcatatcACTGTAGCCTCTGGTGTTTATTCACCGGGCCACAACGGGACTATAGTCTCTCGGACAGTAGGTTGGCTGGTTGTTAAAATGCTTAACAGTGCTCCACTCCTACCTGTCCCAGGCTGTTCGTTCACAGTACTGGTCCACACCAGAGAAGCTGCCACGCGCAACATGGAGAAGGTGCAGGTCATCAAGGTGAGGCCAGTGTCCCTCATGCTGTTGTGGAGGTCAACGCTGTGCATTTATGTTAGTGTTGGACTTATATGCGGCCAAGATTTACAAATGTTTTGAACATCACTTGTTTATGTTTGGTCTTTGGTTCATTgttccttaaaggggacctattatgctttttcgacttttatgacctttaaacgttgttataatgattgatagtcatgtttaaccatactgaagggtcaaataatgacgtacatgcatttcgacgtattccttgctgacagtctggggtggatgtgaagagcgctaaacactcgggacaaagcttgcgattcacttgttcacatttccgggaaatcatctacctagaggcactcctgccgctcCCCCAtttgcctggtcaaatctgcccacgcgcgcgcttcaaggaaggtaaccaatcacaacagagttgggttggcaggaggggggcgagggggcggagaaggacgaaaccgagcgttgacagagaatgctgaaagcgcccagatgagaggaagagtttcccgaaaatcgacatcgttttttgtgctgtgattcgtgtcaggttgcgctataggattcattaataagaaattaagaccagaaaagtagtataataggtccTCTTTAAATAGCATTGTGACCTGAAGACACGCCTGCTCTCCAATGTACCCTCTGGATATCCTTCTGTTGaccttttattatttattacaatATTTCAACTTTATGGTCAGCCGCACAATATTGAAAATATCCCATGGTGTTATCTCATCGTAAAGACACAATTTCGCCGAGGCGCATAAATGCTAGAGTTGTTAGACTACTTTAGAGCAAGACACCACaaacaccacgcacacaccattTGGACCCTACTCTAGCTAGCTGCCAGAGTCCCCCTAACCATCCAGACCATGTATCTCTAGAATGTATTGAGTATTGAGGGGCTGGATGTCTTGGCTCTCCTCAGGACTTCCCATGGATCGTGGCTGATGAGCAGGAAGTCCACATGCCGGAGCCCAGACTCATCCCACTGAAGACCATGACGTCAGAGATTGTAAAAGTAAACCCAAATTCAGTCATTAAAGATTCAACCCATCCAATCAGTTTTTTATGTTCTTTTTTCTATACTCTTTTCCCAGTGCTAAAATCAATGACAatattgtatgttttattacGATCTCACATCAAGTTGACTGCTCATATTGTATTTTGTTTCAGATGCAGCTTTACGTAGAGGAGAGAGCCCAGAAAACATAGTGGATTTCTCCTAAGCATACACCCGCAAAATCGATCTTATTTCTctccgagacagagagagattccaTAAAGACCTATCTGCTTTGTGGTTTTCAATGAAGCTCCCACATGAATGTATTCCAgttgttttgtaaatattgaaTATGAATTGATTAACTGTTAACGTTTTCGTGATGTTAATTCCATGTTGATATTCCTGTCATGATTAAAGAAAGTGCAAGCACCTTTATGCTTTTTTCCTTATTCTATTGTTTGACCTCCTTTCACACGGAGGTCATTATAAACAGTGACCCCTCTTTCAGCTAACGCTGGCAAAGGAGTTGGACATTCCTTGTGAATATTCCAATAAAACTAAATTAATCCGAGCAGCAAAACGGCCTCCTTTAATGTGTCCTAAACATAAACTACATCAGAAACATAAACTACATTTAGTCACCAGAACCCAAACCGCATTACGACATTGGTATGTGGTGTGGGGCTACTGTGGACCAATCCTGTTTATAAATGTTTTGTATAAAATAAGGTACCCTACATAGGCTATAGGCCTTGACATTAAGGGAGAATGGCGGGACGGTTGGATACGTGCTGCTGTAAACGGCATTTACAGTCTCTCCCACAGGCTCGTTACAATCTTAAAGAGTTCTTAAAGAGAATCTCAATGTACAAGGACACATTTCTATAATACAACTACATGTTGTAGCCTATATTAAGCTAAGCTTTTAAGTGAAACTATGTATGCTTGTATCAGCCCCAACTCATTATGATATTCCCTCAGGCCCAAGCAGCTAGATTCTGTGGCTGTCCTCCCAGTCATGCGGATTTTGGACAAGGGCATGTTGGCAGCACCTTTCTGGACTGACCATAACACAGCACAGCCACCACCAGGGAATCTGGCAACCTGGACAATGGGCGGTTCAAGATGGAAATAAAACATGATTGTGCATTTACTATGGCAGGACCAGCATTGGTCTAATTAGCATTAATTAGAAAAATGTTTCCAACCACAGCACACACCATTGCCAAAGAGAAAATATTACTCAATAGGATTGTTTCTTTGGaacctgaaaaaaaacactttgacttgcaaaaaacaattcaaatgtAGATAATACATCTTACAAAATAGATTTCCTGATTTTGAAAAAAAGGTGTTCATCTGAGCGGGTCCAGGGGAATTTCTTCATGCTGAATTTTAATATCACTGCATAATCGGGCAGTCACAAAGTACGCCACCTCATGGTCACCCAACATGTCACTGCTACTCAAGCATTTAATGGTAGAATTGTTTCCAATGACTTGGGGTGTCTGCAGGACCCTAAAGATACTACCTTCAAATCAAATTCTTTCCACAGCAGTCTCCATACCGCTCCTGTGACATCTCGAACATATGTCATCGTCCACTGTTTTATTCAGCTCCTGTTCCCATTGTCCTTGGATGTGTAAGGTGTTGTCTTACATCTCCAGCATTGGCTTTTTGTAAACATGCGATATTCACTTTTTTGTTTATGCAGGAATGGGTTTTTATATTGGTTATATTggtctgtattttttttgtgataTAGTGTCTTCTTTGTAGATATCTATACAACTCACTCAAAGGTATGGTAAAATTGTTTTTGAGTTCcgaaaaatatagatatattcccctcaaactgtttattgtgttcacCCTCTCCCGGCCCATGTTTTTAAGCATTATCACACATGGATGGGCCCCTTAAGTAACCATTTGGACCAAAGTCCTGACCCTCATTGCGAGTTTGATCCATACATTCTTCATTAAAGTTTTCTTTCGAGACTGTTGTCTACGAAATGGAAGAGTGGATAATGATATTCCTGGTAAGGAGTCAAAGATCGGTAGAAACCTATCTAGTCTCCAAATCCTTGACAACCCAGGCCACCGCACTGCTCTGAGAAGTATTGCCCGATAGGAAGGTTGTTACCTCCACGACCTATAGGTTAACAGACTTAATAACTAATGAACATTTTAAATTGATCAAGGCACCTCATCACTTCACATTTGGTACTTATGTGAAGTTAATAATGTCATCGTAGACGATGACATTATTAACTTATTAACTGTAAGGACTTACAGGCCTGTCTAGGCCACCTTAGCTTCTCCTAAGGTCGCTGGGAATGGGGGCTGGGGTGCTATTACGTctgttgcaatctgcaacctcccCACTAAATCCTTCACACCACACCTTTAAGTATCAAATTATTTATCTGGGTTCAAATGTAAGCAGCTCTACTCGTGTGGATGAGGAGGATGCCTTCATACTGCTGCTAACGCTGTAGCTTACGGACATGCCGTTATGATTTACCACCAACAATTATTTGGGCTTGATGTGTCTCAACTTGTCAGTGAGATCTGCAGTTTTTCTCACACATAAGCAACACAAAAAGAAGTACAGAAGTCGTTAAAGATCATTTATTTGCACGATAAGGGCACAATGAAAATTATTTTCGGATTTGTTTTGTAGGGAGAAACAATGAGTCCACTTCAAATGTACtggagtaaaataaaaaataaaataaatatagtgATAAAACAATGAAAGTGaacagaaattaaaaaaaaaaagtgaagtaCAGAAAATCTAACAAATTACTTAAGTACTGTATCAATGGATATTTACCTTGTTATCTGACATGTTCTCAGTGCATTCTCTTTATGGCATGGCAAACAAAAGCAATACACCAAATTGTACCAACTGTCTGAACCCTTACAGTATAATAAGCTGTGGGGCTGACGGGGCAGTGGGGGAGAACACACgtggagaaaaaataaaaggctCAACCTTGAATTGGGGCCAGCAGATAAAAATAGGCAGGGTTTTGTAGAAGCATTTGTTTCCACAATCCTCTGTTCGCTCTGTCCTGATCCAACACATGTCAGCAACATTCAATCATATAAGATTGATCGGCTGATGTGGATATTATAATAGGTATCTCCaggtcaataaaaaaaaaaaacaataatgttTAGCATTAATAATTGTTGAACAGGGACAGTTATAAACCATTGAATAGTCCCCTCCCACCACAAATTTTGCTATTGCAGGTATTCAGAAGTAAATACATGTAAGGATTAAAATAGAAGGCAATGTGGAATGTCTTGTGTGGAATATTATTATAAGCATATAAGTATAGTAGCATAAGTATAagtatactattatatataagtataaattatatattgtatgcatgtattcatCACCTCTGtttgtcttatttatttgtgttacaACAATAGGCTACTTTTGACCTTGATTTCAAAGACATTGTTCAGAAGATCAACGGATAATGAAAGAACATTGAGTGATGGAACAGACTCAGACAACTTATAAATATATGCTTTACCCAAGACTCAAGTCCTGATTGGATCTTATACTCCGGTATGAAGTCATAAAAGTTTGTAAGCTCTTTGCATGCCATAAGCAAGCCTAAAGGACATTGCCAGTTATGGATACAATGCTGCAAATCCATTAATAAACTCGGCTATCATTTATTAATAGAGTTTGATTGAGAAGAATCAAATGAAAAGCTCTTAATAGTATCAACAGGTGGGACAGTTTTATCTTTTCCATCCAGAAGTTAATAATTTATTTTGCCCTAAAATTATTTTGGGTCAGACCAAGGCTGACATTCACAATACAAAATGAAATGTACTACATTTTAAAAACGTTAAACTTTTTCAATTAAGCAATAG
Encoded here:
- the mad2l2 gene encoding mitotic spindle assembly checkpoint protein MAD2B isoform X2 codes for the protein MENKQRMVADILCEFLEVAIHLILYVREVYPSGIFQKKKKYNVPVQMSCHPELNQYIQDTLQCVKPLIEKNDAEKVAVVIMDKEHHPVERFVFEISQPPLLSISSDTLLSHVEQLLRAFILKISVCDAVLNSNPPGCSFTVLVHTREAATRNMEKVQVIKDFPWIVADEQEVHMPEPRLIPLKTMTSEIVKMQLYVEERAQKT
- the mad2l2 gene encoding mitotic spindle assembly checkpoint protein MAD2B isoform X1; the protein is MTTLTRQDLNFGQVVADILCEFLEVAIHLILYVREVYPSGIFQKKKKYNVPVQMSCHPELNQYIQDTLQCVKPLIEKNDAEKVAVVIMDKEHHPVERFVFEISQPPLLSISSDTLLSHVEQLLRAFILKISVCDAVLNSNPPGCSFTVLVHTREAATRNMEKVQVIKDFPWIVADEQEVHMPEPRLIPLKTMTSEIVKMQLYVEERAQKT